A single genomic interval of Halichondria panicea chromosome 2, odHalPani1.1, whole genome shotgun sequence harbors:
- the LOC135331861 gene encoding unconventional myosin-IXb-like isoform X2, which produces MEEQPISVRIYPGELRPVYYTSVLAFRSTTTVHLIRLSLERLQIFEDKSLYELFEGFQGDKKDQWTKLDAEDTPVIRQEKWKSGEKEMRFFIRRKEHASLVLTEIVSQYISPEVDDGQIEDMCNLEELSEQAMLSNLRGRFSNKQIYTYVGSILLSINPYYYYSIYNPKYTTQYVGKPFSSLPPHIFATADNAYHCMLNNRQNQSVIISGESGAGKTESTKFLLHHLMSLSAKLDESQSLELITLGTGPVLEAFGNAMTVANNNSSRFGKFIQVNFKENGAYQGASIEKYLLEKSRIISQSPGERNYHVFYYLLQGAETELHKQLALLELDQYRYLTQGPSISLPNSSEEYHRLRQSLTMLSFSAATQMRMFTVLSAILHIGNITFAKKEAEEAAMIENTDCLKTVSDLLQVDERTLWLALTTRKSKAGGTDCIVLPYRVEEATATRDSLAKALYGALFDWIVDQVNISLSCGEKSVNKGYSIGVLDIFGFEVFQKNSFEQFCINFANEQLQQYFNKHIFKLEQEEYESEGIEWSSVVFVDNQDCLDLVAKRPTGLLPLLDDECSFPGADDNSLYQKFERQHKNHTHFRSPTMKLKDPQFTILHYASEVTYSIQDFRAKNRDLMRQDIVDVLKTSHMDLVRALIGLPPYAVHRWHSAYLKIVAGLAFRKAGREHRKRGENRFTSSLHFKFRTNSSPGLSHNDQSGQSHAGDLATPTRVPGKGGFDSPDAFPLEYGGKLKTGFGIRSSRSYDLLTEAVKNEEQTDGHQLSLSCSSTSLYASPRLSRKPAAKSLSHEPKKLPVDPPYNKPDDSPKNKKAPVDPPESKRLPVNPTHKGKPLEKDLPSISGLQEKLRKRWPRSIRGKQSSEHPEYRPIKFWRSAPRVRTADTVSDPRLLRSLSRRGPSKTVGGQFQVSLASLMERLEKTNPFFIRCIKSNGEKAPCQFDDDLVLRQLRYTGMMETVKIRKAGYSVRTDFEDFYERYQFLMGPKQPDLGLQIKLFLGNLGFGNDDIQIGKTKVFMRDKQKQALQAELGDKVLARIIKIQRWVRAKLLRYRYLHMRRSSITIQCAVRCHFAKKKADKRRNIVCKAVLLQSAWRSFVAKKHFVMLKQAAILLQAHWRGQSARKRFALLLEENQKRQQEKLLRIAEKRREEEEALKKEEILKAEALRIERDEVKKQVKLMAEQEREAIRNSRLSATESVILDSEITDVLFQFDAIMDALEAETLETLETTPSPRETSPQPVLSRGSEPTSPCDVESAELVQLSSHNTTSRSNLPNVRELQKQFLLSRDNDATKTTQSKDVSQMRVHVQSIIQQLHIKGSSTSPEPPVGFHRPRRNSKSIQDKISVLTIGGQGENSEDARRAYTPPPVRRKIKSPFFRSKSEVFESILAEAVNQGASHPLAIAEGPSTTPSPIPNVEPSDVTMDTAPGPNYVRDSVVDQPPAADTVTELATSIVDTILEQVTRVEESKTEAAPVKDSPTSQDSSPQKPSDVPTPCKSPEKVFVTIREDYRPGRSSRRSKSSRAKKEDQVKEDKVEQKITLTDVEKPEKQSPVKEADRKRSAVIGLDDVELTFNQEPIIDEHPENLLNESSDSSSHVELIIGVRENGLFEAPPRIIDPVVNSNLVPPRRKITGHYDRLLSKTHYDHLPPSVESEDSEMESPTFRYRSASDVTSHRIHPVATPPPQNDLSSTVIPREYQSSEHYHGMQRRRRAAVSVADPTDMTITTLEDSSEFTKGLTTDEISRLNQRKTLASPSERIGLFSFHKRHLNLKLPFRHRGKKDRDKMTSPDKDSRSSTPTRHRKLSSSSFKSTGSKKADGLLAHNFKQTTGTRFSIHNCEVCHKGFTGFMKHALKCVDCELMIHRHCDDRVPPCKAKIESGKYVTMSRKKVITKLEDLDDLGRFLLDKIAVLSKASTPGSLIDRVFKLSLMEFHTSLISSYSLSLQSSGEVPPPGKEETATSPTNSKVSITVSQLVNNFSNIFKGIAKREGLSDPCTISIGVNQIKTLLDEFGKARRFKRTYSSSINPSSLMRKTKSGKDIQAKVHKGHKFYPQQFKVATVCEFCSRSIRLLENGEVCEVCEYTCHESCFKKTHKRCEGKPRSKPIPQYNPSLKVESTQFGKPLEELVPPNSIKVPPLLETCFSYLESNGMYTQGVYRKSAGVSSKKAVRSALEEDPANAKLDNYSVHAVASAVGGFFRELPEPLLTSELYVEFLRAMDLTNKKERMETIHQLISRLPAINHAVLERLIFHLARFAQHEHNNKMTPCNLAIIFAPCLLQGPPGRSPDEILKDLEKQTLCLEAIITEQLEKLTATIRDIRTLDNYVRSTSSKLSKLIGQVENVEPPMEVGSERSSGVNSQPPPSTVDAPRETGSEKKRKQLTETLEELERERVQLTVNLPKLEPFFDAAPLSEDDLEHTSGDSDKWHSPSPAPLSPHNTINHDRGISPISELTEPRMSWTLDVTSDVEERHSREGTPSSPSTPTIRIMDNELPVLPSGPSLTHLTKNRTSKHSTRRPPTAETRRKISREQNSQPISPLAKESHYPPTTSELELSSPDYWSDVMLKETTV; this is translated from the exons ATGGAGGAGCAACCTATTTCGGTCCGAATATACCCTGGTGAACTGAGACCAGTATATTACACCTCAGTGCTTGCTTTTCGCTCGACAACAACTGTGCATTTGATTCGTCTCTCTCTTGAACGACTGCAAATCTTTGAAGACAAGAGTCTCTACGAACTGTTTGAAGGTTTCCAAGGCGACAAAAAGGATCAGTGGACTAAACTAGATGCTGAAGACACACCAGTCATCAGACAAGAAAAATGGAAATCGGGTGAGAAAGAAATGCGATTCTTTATTCGAAGAAAGGAGCATGCTAGCCTCGTTCTAACGGAGATAGTGTCCCAATACATATCCCCCGAAGTGGATGATGGACAGATTGAAGACATGTGTAACTTGGAGGAGCTCTCTGAACAAGCTATGCTCTCAAACCTGCGAGGTCGATTCTCAAACAAACAAATTTACACTTACGTCGGTTCCATCCTCCTCTCAATCAATCCCTACTACTACTACTCTATATATAACCCCAAGTACACAACACAGTACGTTGGCAAGCCATTCTCGTCGCTCCCTCCGCACATATTCGCGACAGCTGACAATGCTTATCACTGCATGCTCAACAATAGACAGAACCAGTCGGTGATTATCAGTGGAGAGAGTGGGGCGGGGAAAACGGAGTCGACCAAGTTCCTCTTACATCATCTCATGTCCCTGTCAGCCAAGCTGGACGAGTCACAGTCTCTGGAGCTGATCACACTCGGCACTGGGCCTGTTTTGGAG GCATTTGGGAATGCTATGACGGTTGCCAATAACAACAGCAGTAGGTTTGGAAAGTTCATACAGGTCAACTTCAAGGAGAATGGTGCTTACCAAGG tgcctCAATTGAGAAATACCTTCTAGAGAAGAGTCGCATCATCAGCCAGTCCCCGGGAGAGAGAAACTACCACGTCTTTTACTACCTCCTACAAGGTGCCGAGACTGAGTTACACAAGCAGCTGGCACTGTTGGAGCTGGACCAGTACCGGTACCTCACCCAGGGCCCCTCCATTTCCCTCCCCAACAGCTCGGAGGAGTACCATCGCCTGAGGCAGTCTCTCACAATGCTCAGCTTCTCGGCAGCCACACAGATGAG gATGTTCACTGTCCTCTCGGCCATTCTTCATATTGGAAACATAACCTTTGCAAAG AAAGAAGCAGAGGAGGCTGCAATGATCGAGAACACTGACTGTCTCAAGACGGTCTCAGACTTGCTACAG GTGGATGAGAGGACACTGTGGCTTGCTCTGACCACACGCAAGTCCAAAGCTGGTGGAACAGACTGCATTGTATTACCTTATAGGGTGGAAGAG GCTACAGCCACCCGTGACTCACTGGCCAAAGCTCTATATGGAGCACTGTTTGATTGGATTGTGGATCAG GTGAACATTTCTCTGTCGTGTGGTGAGAAGAGTGTTAACAAG GGATACTCAATCGGTGTACTGGACATATTTGGTTTTGAAGTGTTCCAAAAGAACTCTTTTGAGCAGTTCTGCATCAACTTTGCCAACGAGCAGCTGCAGCAATACTTTAACAAGCACATCTTCAAACTAGAACAAGAGGAATATGAGAGTGAGGGTATTGAGTGGTCCTCTGTCGTCTTTGTCGACAATCAGGACTGTCTGGACCTCGTGGCAAAGAGGCCGACGGGACTCCTCCCTCTGCTTGATGATGAATGCAG TTTTCCTGGTGCTGATGACAACTCTCTCTACCAGAAGTTTGAGCGTCAGCACaagaaccacacccacttccgcTCCCCTACTATGAAGCTCAAGGACCCCCAGTTCACCATTCTGCACTATGCCAGCGAGGTCACCTACTCCATTCAG GACTTCCGTGCTAAGAACCGAGACCTGATGCGGCAGGACATTGTGGACGTGCTCAAAACCAGTCATATGGATCTTGTAAGAGCTCTGATTGGTCTGCCTCCCTACGCTGTCCATCGCTGGCACTCCGCCTACCTCAAGATCGTGGCAGGGCTCGCGTTCAG GAAAGCGGGCAGGGAGCACAGAAAGAGGGGGGAGAACCGATTCACCTCATCCCTCCACTTTAAGTTCCGTACCAACTCCAGTCCTGGGCTCTCCCACAATGATCAAAG TGGGCAGAGCCATGCAGGAGAcctggccacacccactagaGTCCCGGGTAAGGGGGGTTTTGATTCCCCCGATGCGTTCCCCCTCGAGTACGGGGGTAAACTGAAGACGGGATTTGGAATTCGGTCTAGTCGATCATACGATCTGCTCACCGAGGCGGTGAAGAACGAGGAGCAAACTGACGGTCACCAGCTGTCACTGTCTTGTTCAAGCACCTCCCTCTATGCAAGtccaag GCTTTCGAGAAAACCCGCAGCTAAATCACTCTCCCATGAACCCAAAAAGCTTCCTGTTGATCCACCATACAACAAACCTGACGACTCCCCAAAGAACAAAAAGGCACCCGTGGACCCCCCAGAGAGCAAAAGGCTGCCAGTCAACCCCACACATAAAGGAAAACCTCTTGAGAAGGATCTGCCCTCCATCTCCGGGCTGCAGGAGAAACTGCGGAAACGATGGCCACGCTCTATTCGAGGGAAGCAGAGCTCTGAGCACCCAGAATATCGCCCCATTAAGTTCTGGAGGTCTGCTCCCAGAGTG AGAACTGCAGACACTGTGTCTGATCCTCGTCTGCTGAGAAGTCTGTCTCGGCGAGGGCCATCAAAAACTGTGGGGGGTCAGTTCCAAGTCAGTTTGGCCTCCCTCATGGAGCGACTGGAGAAGACCAACCCTTTCTTCATACGCTGCATCAAGTCTAACGGAGAAaag GCCCCATGTCAGTTTGATGACGACCTGGTACTGCGACAGCTGCGCTACACTGGCATGATGGAGACAGTCAAGATACGCAAGGCAGGCTACTCTGTCAGAACTGACTTTGAG GACTTTTATGAGCGGTACCAGTTTCTCATGGGGCCCAAGCAGCCTGACCTAGGCCTTCAGATAAAACTGTTCTTGGGCAACCTTGGATTTGGCAACGATGACATTCAGATTGGAAAGACCAAG GTATTCATGAGGGACAAGCAAAAGCAGGCTCTACAAGCAGAGCTAGGAGACAAGGTCTTGGCCAGGATCATTAAGATCCAACGATGGGTGAGAGCCAAGTTACTGCGCTATCGCTACTTGCACATGAGGAGGTCTTCCATCACCATTCAG TGTGCTGTGAGATGCCACTTTGCCAAGAAGAAAGCAGACAAACGAAGAAATATCGTATGCAAAGCAGTGCTCTTACAGTCAGCCTGGAGAAGCTTTGTCGCAAAGAAGCACTTTGTGATGTTGAAACAGGCAGCCATTTTGTTGCAAGCACACTGGAGAGGGCAGTCGGCTCGGAAGAGGTTTGCTCTACTGTTGGAGGAGAATCAGAAAAGACAACAAGAAAAATTGCTAAGAATTGCTGAGAAGAGAAGAGAAGAGGAGGAGGCACTAAAGAAAGAAGAGATTTTGAAAGCTGAAGCTTTGAGAATAGAGCGAGATGAAGTAAAGAAACAAG TGAAACTTATGGCTGAGCAGGAGAGGGAGGCCATTCGTAACTCCAGGCTGTCTGCCACGGAATCAGTCATCCTGGACAGTGAAATCACGGACGTCTTATTCCAATTCGATGCCATCATGGATGCACTGGAAGCAGAGACTCTGGAGACCCTGGAGACCACCCCCTCTCCACGGGAAACCTCACCTCAGCCTGTACTTTCTAGGGGGTCTGAACCTACCTCCCCCTGTGATGTAGAGTCTGCTGAGCTAGTACAATTATCCTCACACAATACCACAAGTCGAAGTAACTTACCTAACGTCAGGGAACTACAGAAGCAATTTTTGTTGTCAAGAGACAATGATGCTACCAAGACAACCCAATCGAAAGACGTCTCACAGATGAGAGTCCATGTGCAGAGCATCATCCAGCAGCTGCATATCAAGGGCTCTTCCACTAGTCCTGAACCTCCAGTCGGCTTTCACAGACCTCGAAGGAACTCCAAATCCATTCAGGACAAAATCTCAGTGCTCACTATTGGCGGGCAGGGGGAGAACTCGGAGGATGCACGACGAGCATACACTCCACCTCCTGTACGGAGAAAAATTAAGTCACCATTTTTTAGGTCCAAGTCGGAAGTTTTTGAGTCTATACTAGCCGAAGCTGTCAATCAAGGGGCTAGCCATCCTCTAGCAATAGCTGAGGGCCCCAGTACAACACCATCTCCTATACCAAATGTAGAACCTTCCGATGTTACCATGGATACAGCTCCTGGACCAAACTATGTTAGAGACTCTGTTGTTGATCAACCTCCTGCAGCAGACACTGTGACTGAGCTGGCTACTAGCATTGTAGACACCATTCTTGAACAAGTTACTAGGGTAGAAGAATCTAAAACTGAAGCAGCTCCCGTCAAAGACTCCCCAACGTCTCAAGACTCCTCCCCACAAAAACCCAGTGATGTACCAACTCCGTGTAAATCACCAGAAAAAGTTTTCGTAACGATCAGAGAAGACTATCGCCCAGGTAGAAGCTCTCGAAGGAGCAAAAGTAGTAGAGCAAAAAAGGAAGACCAAGTTAAAGAGGACAAGGTTGAGCAAAAAATTACTTTAACAGATGTTGAAAAACCAGAGAAGCAGAGTCCTGTCAAAGAAGCTGATCGTAAACGGAGTGCAGTAATTGGCCTAGATGATGTCGAACTAACCTTCAACCAAGAACCAATCATTGACGAGCATCCAGAGAACCTCTTAAACGAATCCAGCGACAGCAGTAGTCATGTTGAACTAATCATAGGAGTCAGAGAAAACGGTCTCTTTGAGGCACCACCCAGAATAATCGACCCTGTAGTTAATTCTAATCTCGTACCCCCTCGAAGAAAAATCACAGGACATTATGATCGTCTACTCTCCAAGACGCACTACGACCACCTGCCCCCCTCTGTGGAGAGTGAGGACTCAGAGATGGAGTCACCCACGTTCAGGTATCGGTCTGCCAGTGATGTCACCTCCCACAGGATCCACCCCGTGGCCACGCCTCCACCGCAGAATGACCTCTCTTCAACA GTTATCCCCAGAGAGTACCAATCAAGTGAACACTACCACGGCATGCAGAGACGCCGGCGAGCAGCTGTCTCTGTGGCCGACCCCACAGACATGACCATCACCACTCTAGAAGATTCCTCCGAGTTCACAAAAGGTCTCACTACAGACGAAATTTCTCGACTGAATCAGCGAAAAACTCTAGCGTCTCCCTCGGAAAGAATTGGTCTATTCTCATTCCACAAGCGCCACTTGAATTTGAAGCTGCCATTTAGACATCGAGGGAAGAAGGATAGAGATAAGATGACATCACCCGACAAGGACAGCAGATCCTCCACCCCCACTCGTCACAGGAAGCTCTCGTCAAGCTCTTTCAAGTCAACAGGATCAAAGAAAGCTG ATGGTCTCTTGGCCCACAACTTTAAGCAGACCACTGGAACTCGGTTCAGTATCCACAACTGTGAGGTGTGCCACAAAGGGTTCACTGGGTTCATGAAGCATGCGCTCAAGTGTGTGG ATTGTGAGCTGATGATCCACAGACACTGTGACGATCGTGTCCCGCCCTGCAAGGCCAAAATAGAGTCGGGAAAGTACGTGACAATGTCCAGGAAGAAGGTGATCACTAAACTGGAGGACTTGGACGATCTCGGCAGGTTCCTCTTGGACAAG ATTGCTGTGCTGAGTAAAGCCTCAACACCGGGCAGTCTGATAGACCGAGTGTTCAAGCTCTCACTCATGGAGTTCCATACCTCACTCATCTCGAGCTATTCCCTCTCCCTACag AGCTCTGGGGAAGTCCCACCCCCGGGCAAAGAAGAAACTGCCACAAGCCCAACTAACTCGAAAGTATCCATCACTGTCTCTCAACTGGTCAACAACTTCTCGAACATCTTCAAGGGCATAGCCAAGAGAGAGGGTCTATCTGACCCCTGCACCATCTCTATCGGTGTGAACCAGATCAAAACACTCCTCGACGAATTTGGAAAAGCAAG ACGGTTTAAGAGGACTTACTCTTCGAGCATCAACCCCTCCTCACTCATGAGGAAGACAAAGTCGGGGAAGGACATTCAAGCAAAG GTACACAAAGGCCACAAGTTCTACCCACAGCAGTTCAAAGTGGCCACCGTTTGCGAGTTTTGCTCACGCTCAATAAGGCTGCTCGAAAATGGAGAAGTTTGCGAAG TGTGTGAGTACACGTGTCACGAGAGCTGCTTTAAGAAGACTCACAAAAGGTGCGAGGGGAAACCACGCTCCAAGCCCATCCCACAGTATAACCCATCG CTTAAAGTAGAGAGCACTCAGTTTGGGAAGCCACTGGAAGAACTGGTGCCACCCAACTCCATTAAAGTGCCCCCTCTCCTGGAGACCTGCTTCTCTTACCTTGAGTCCAACG GCATGTACACGCAAGGTGTGTATCGCAAGAGTGCTGGAGTCAGCAGTAAAAAAGCAGTGAGGTCTGCTCTTGAAGAAG ACCCTGCGAATGCAAAGTTGGAcaactacagtgtacatgcagtggctTCTGCTGTGGGGGGTTTCTTTAGAGAGCTCCCGGAGCCACTGCTCACTTCAGAGCTCTACGTGGAGTTCCTTAGAGCCATGG ACCTGACGAACAAGAAGGAGAGAATGGAGACTATTCACCAACTCATCTCTCGACTGCCTGCCATCAACCATGCTGTCTTGGAGAGGCTCATCTTTCACTTGGCAAG ATTTGCCCAGCATGAGCACAACAACAAGATGACTCCATGCAATCTCGCCATCATCTTTGCCCCTTGTCTCTTACAAGGACCTCCCGGCAGAAGCCCAGACGAGATCTTAAAAGATTTGGAGAAGCAAACACT GTGCCTGGAAGCCATCATCACGGAGCAGCTTGAAAAACTCACTGCCACCATTCGAGACATTCGGACACTCGACAATTATGTGAGAAGCACCTCATCCAAACTGTCCAAGCTGATCGGCCAGGTCGAAAATGTAGAA CCACCTATGGAAGTGGGCTCTGAAAGGAGCTCTGGAGTGAACAGCCAGCCCCCGCCTAGTACAGTGGATGCACCCAGAGAGACGGGCAGTGAAAAGAAGAGGAAACAGCTCACTGAGACTCTCGAGGAGCTGGAGAGAGAGCG AGTGCAGCTGACAGTCAATCTGCCCAAATTGGAACCATTCTTTGATGCTGCTCCCTTATCTGAAGATGATCTGGAACATACCTCGGGTGACTCAGATAAATGGCACTCCCCCTCCCCCGCCCCCCTCTCACCCCACAACACCATCAACCATGATCGAGGTATTTCACCAATCAGCGAGTTGACAGAGCCGAGGATGTCATGGACTCTGGACGTGACTTCAGACGTTGAAGAGAGGCACTCTCGCGAAGGAACACCCTCTTCCCCCTCAACACCCACTATCAGGATCATGGACAATGAATTGCCAG TTCTTCCCAGTGGCCCCTCCCTCACCCATCTCACCAAAAACCGCACCTCCAAGCATTCTACTCGGAGACCCCCCACTGCTGAGACACGAAGAAAGATCTCCAGAGAACAAAACTCTCAGCCGATATCACCACTAGCCAAGGAGAGCCATTATCCACCAACTACATCTGAACTAGAACTTTCCAGTCCAGATTACTGGAGTGATGTAATGCTCAAAGAGACTACAGTCTAG